A DNA window from Pyrus communis chromosome 3, drPyrComm1.1, whole genome shotgun sequence contains the following coding sequences:
- the LOC137728217 gene encoding putative F-box protein At1g23770, translated as MVIHDGSSGLVGNNKKYSILFFLMKVLREVLLEDRSFDKLLVIVVHAVFLEFGFVQFDSFSGAQVDSFHLSDKWPTTSFTLSFTYTMPEILKNRNNCVYVFGSLIGIDGVLIRFQKVYNSVYVFGSLIGSGSGSYWVQLNLERFGPMIRMLNDTKGHVAKEEVLELWKIVKDEIVLPLAIDLCANAGLPAPPSFMQLPSEIQMKILRLLPGVDIAMVGCVCKELRELANDDELWKQKVFDEFIVEFLLAQT; from the coding sequence ATGGTAATCCATGATGGATCTAGTGGGCTTGTGGGGAACAACAAGAAGTACTCGATACTCTTTTTCTTGATGAAGGTATTGAGGGAGGTGTTGTTAGAAGACCGTAGCTTTGACAAGTTGTTGGTGATTGTAGTGCATGCAGTGTTTCTAGAGTTCGGTTTCGTCCAATTCGATTCATTTTCGGGTGCCCAAGTCGATAGCTTTCATCTCTCAGACAAGTGGCCAACGACATCTTTCACGCTGTCGTTTACCTACACTATGCCCGAAATtctgaaaaatcgaaataattGTGTCTATGTTTTCGGGTCCTTAATTGGAATAGACGGCGTCCTAATAAGATTTCAGAAGGTGTACAACTCTGTCTACGTTTTCGGGTCTTTAATTGGAAGCGGGTCGGGTTCTTACTGGGTACAATTGAACCTCGAGAGGTTTGGGCCCATGATCCGAATGCTGAACGACACAAAAGGACATGTCGCTAAAGAAGAAGTTTTGGAACTGTGGAAAATTGTGAAGGACGAGATTGTGCTGCCATTGGCAATTGATCTTTGTGCAAATGCTGGTTTGCCAGCTCCGCCGAGCTTCATGCAGCTTCCGTCGGAGATTCAAATGAAGATTTTGAGGTTGTTACCCGGTGTGGATATTGCCATGGTAGGTTGTGTGTGTAAGGAATTAAGGGAACTTGCTAACGATGACGAACTGTGGAAGCAGAAGGTTTTTGACGAGTTTATTGTTGAGTTTCTTCTTGCTCAAACCTAA